A stretch of the Psychroserpens sp. Hel_I_66 genome encodes the following:
- a CDS encoding endonuclease: MKKIVLFSIALYLTQFSFGQIVINELDCDSPGAENMEFLEILSDTPNFPLDGYVVVFFNGSASGNNSSYFTVDLDGYVTDINGLLLIGSNGVSPVPQFLIAENVIQNGPDAVAIYEGDDFDFPEETVATIENLVDVLLYDTSDADDEDMIAIFSQDPRFTDIQQINEGPGNNPNSIQRFVDMDGNVTYTSTTPTPRQLNDGSGVVLNGIAISIAQDQYDEFDSFDITFTSEMPVSEALNFNILLDNNGFDTSDFTGNTSITIPINQTTATTTITLIDDAEDEGDEVARIRFESLPAEYLALNNNLRIRIVDNDFTMANFGTPLNPTFGNVTSTQPNGYYNSLDGLADDDLRQALQDIIADPTIVRAQTYADVLDILVEADQNPLNSNEVWLLYTEIGRAKLDVQTGSNNFEKWNREHTYPRSRGGFFDIEEDEVADGRDIFWTTKADSLRHGNSDAHALRSADAIENSTRNNKHYGDPALGGYNGPTGTAGSFYGDVARSVLYMEIRYNGLAVVNGYPENGPGELGDLATLLDWHRNDPPDDFEMNRNNVVYTWQFNRNPFIDQPDLVEYIWGTNVGDIWDQELSVAQFNQNQVWVYPNPTTNKITIKGLNTNADLQVFSIEGKLLKSVDYSVESSINLNLPSGIYLLTISSEGKKTTKKLVVN; this comes from the coding sequence ATGAAAAAAATAGTACTCTTTAGTATAGCACTATATCTCACCCAATTTTCTTTTGGACAAATCGTAATCAATGAATTGGATTGTGATTCTCCGGGAGCAGAAAACATGGAGTTTTTAGAAATCCTATCAGATACTCCAAACTTTCCTTTAGATGGTTATGTCGTGGTGTTCTTTAATGGATCTGCATCTGGAAACAATTCAAGTTATTTTACAGTAGATCTTGATGGGTATGTTACAGATATAAATGGTTTATTGCTCATTGGGAGTAATGGTGTAAGCCCTGTGCCTCAATTTTTAATTGCAGAAAATGTGATTCAAAATGGACCTGATGCTGTGGCAATTTATGAAGGTGATGATTTTGATTTCCCAGAAGAAACTGTGGCAACCATAGAAAATCTAGTTGATGTTTTGCTGTACGATACGTCAGATGCAGATGACGAGGATATGATCGCTATATTTAGTCAGGATCCAAGATTTACAGATATTCAGCAAATTAACGAAGGACCGGGAAATAACCCAAATTCCATTCAAAGATTTGTTGATATGGATGGCAACGTAACGTACACATCAACTACACCAACGCCAAGACAGCTCAATGATGGCAGTGGAGTAGTGCTCAATGGGATTGCCATCTCAATCGCACAAGATCAATATGACGAATTTGACTCTTTTGATATCACGTTTACTTCGGAAATGCCTGTTTCCGAAGCACTAAATTTTAATATTTTATTAGACAATAACGGTTTTGATACATCAGATTTTACTGGCAACACGTCAATAACAATCCCAATCAACCAAACTACAGCAACTACGACGATTACTTTAATAGATGATGCGGAAGATGAAGGTGATGAGGTCGCAAGAATACGTTTTGAAAGTTTACCTGCGGAATATCTTGCACTAAACAATAATTTGAGAATTAGAATTGTGGACAACGATTTTACAATGGCAAATTTTGGTACACCTCTTAATCCTACCTTCGGAAATGTTACCAGCACTCAACCAAATGGCTACTATAATTCACTTGATGGATTGGCAGATGATGATTTGCGCCAAGCGTTGCAGGATATTATTGCAGATCCAACAATTGTGAGAGCACAAACCTATGCCGATGTTTTGGATATTTTGGTCGAGGCAGATCAAAACCCATTAAACAGTAATGAAGTTTGGTTGTTGTATACTGAAATTGGTCGTGCCAAATTAGATGTGCAAACAGGATCTAATAATTTTGAAAAATGGAATAGAGAGCACACTTACCCAAGATCTCGAGGTGGATTTTTTGATATCGAAGAAGATGAGGTTGCAGATGGTAGAGATATTTTCTGGACCACAAAAGCAGATTCACTTCGTCATGGCAATTCAGATGCTCACGCACTACGCAGTGCAGATGCCATAGAAAATAGCACTCGTAATAACAAACATTATGGCGATCCAGCTTTAGGAGGTTATAATGGGCCAACTGGAACGGCTGGAAGTTTTTATGGTGACGTAGCAAGAAGCGTATTATATATGGAAATTAGATACAACGGTCTCGCAGTTGTAAATGGTTATCCAGAAAACGGACCAGGAGAATTGGGAGATTTGGCAACGTTGTTGGATTGGCATAGAAACGATCCTCCAGATGATTTTGAAATGAACCGAAATAATGTCGTTTACACGTGGCAGTTTAATAGAAACCCATTTATTGACCAGCCAGATTTGGTAGAATATATTTGGGGAACCAATGTTGGTGATATTTGGGATCAAGAATTGAGCGTTGCGCAATTTAATCAAAATCAAGTTTGGGTGTATCCAAACCCAACAACAAACAAAATCACGATTAAGGGATTAAATACTAATGCAGATTTGCAAGTGTTCTCAATAGAGGGGAAGCTATTGAAATCGGTTGATTATAGTGTTGAAAGTTCCATAAATTTAAACCTCCCAAGCGGAATATATCTTTTAACTATTTCTTCGGAAGGTAAGAAAACAACAAAAAAACTTGTGGTCAATTAA
- a CDS encoding M56 family metallopeptidase — protein MDYLLKASAVLFIFYACYQLFLHKETFFQANRWFLLLGLIIACVIPLVTIPVYIEYTVSNTNSYTISYDTLNSPQIIEEPFDYMQLMIWIYFSGLLFFFGKLILEFLSLRKLLSATNTKNPGKFILIETTKNNAPFSFFNRIVYNPDQFTKEELTHIINHEKVHAQQWHSIDTIVSQIACVLLWFNPFVWLYKKGLQQNLEFIADERAQHISVCEKSYQTVLLKTSIPKHQLVITNNFYTSLIKKRIVMLHKSKSKKLNQIKFILVLPALALFMMSFNTEEVYVKIPSEDIITPLLLQTENIEQIFTNDMSDDDLVKIKTKLSNKRVTFNYSGIKRNKNGEITAIKTEFEYNGNSGTYNADSDKAIEPFIFKSNESSFIVGHFTDRTPKIYTTENGKTKVQSTGSSSSYIIEEVIETDTLYLNKNAKNQTWTSKDGTKTTINASENGKTYSYITKTDEPLFIVDGKIVEKSVFEDVDSDNIKSINVLKGKSALEAYGKKGNNGVIVMETKSKNPWVIGEVFEVETYEISDSITHKKYSIDKKDNVTYDFISNKPLKDQPLYILDEKIISQKEFQLINPNDIKRMDIIKDENAKKIYGEKGKNGVIIITTTSWKANIEEREAEYKKSKKEGYEIKVSSVAFIDNNGEMSAEWVISKTSTDAFLEQQVKAIKKHGIEAKFSKVKRNKAGEITSIKISLDDNDGRTSSASWKEKEQAIPDIVMGKSKDNSLFVRAIGN, from the coding sequence ATGGACTATCTCTTAAAAGCATCGGCAGTTCTCTTTATTTTTTACGCATGCTATCAATTATTTTTGCATAAAGAGACTTTTTTTCAAGCCAATCGTTGGTTTTTATTATTGGGATTGATCATAGCTTGTGTCATTCCGTTGGTTACAATTCCTGTTTACATTGAGTACACTGTATCCAATACAAATAGTTACACCATAAGTTATGACACCTTAAATAGTCCACAAATTATTGAAGAACCATTTGATTACATGCAACTAATGATTTGGATTTATTTTAGCGGACTTCTATTTTTCTTCGGAAAATTAATCTTAGAATTTTTATCACTTCGGAAGCTTTTAAGTGCAACCAACACCAAAAACCCAGGTAAGTTTATACTCATAGAGACTACCAAAAACAATGCGCCATTTTCATTTTTTAACCGCATAGTCTATAATCCCGATCAATTCACAAAAGAAGAGCTCACTCATATTATAAACCACGAGAAAGTTCATGCACAACAATGGCATTCAATTGATACAATTGTTTCTCAAATAGCATGCGTTTTATTATGGTTCAACCCTTTTGTTTGGTTATACAAAAAAGGATTACAGCAAAATCTAGAATTTATTGCAGATGAGCGAGCACAGCACATTTCAGTATGTGAGAAAAGCTATCAAACCGTATTATTAAAAACAAGTATCCCAAAACATCAATTGGTAATCACAAATAATTTTTACACATCATTAATCAAAAAACGAATCGTTATGTTACACAAATCAAAATCCAAGAAATTGAATCAAATCAAATTCATTTTAGTGCTTCCTGCCCTTGCGCTATTTATGATGAGTTTTAATACTGAAGAGGTTTATGTTAAAATTCCTTCCGAAGACATCATCACACCTCTCCTATTGCAAACCGAAAATATTGAGCAAATATTCACGAACGACATGAGTGATGATGACTTGGTTAAAATCAAAACAAAGCTCAGCAATAAGAGGGTCACTTTTAATTACTCGGGTATTAAACGCAACAAAAACGGAGAAATTACAGCTATTAAAACCGAATTTGAGTACAATGGAAATTCTGGAACGTACAATGCCGATTCAGATAAAGCCATTGAACCATTCATTTTTAAAAGTAATGAAAGCTCATTTATAGTTGGACATTTTACAGATAGAACTCCAAAAATCTATACGACCGAAAATGGAAAAACTAAAGTACAATCTACAGGAAGCTCAAGTTCTTATATCATAGAAGAAGTTATAGAAACAGACACTCTTTATTTGAACAAAAATGCTAAAAACCAAACTTGGACAAGCAAAGATGGCACTAAAACAACTATAAATGCTTCGGAAAATGGTAAAACATATTCGTATATCACTAAGACTGATGAGCCATTATTTATTGTTGATGGAAAAATAGTTGAGAAGTCAGTTTTTGAAGATGTAGACTCAGATAATATCAAATCTATTAACGTCTTAAAAGGAAAATCTGCTTTAGAAGCCTATGGTAAAAAAGGGAATAATGGAGTTATTGTAATGGAAACAAAGTCTAAAAATCCTTGGGTTATTGGAGAAGTTTTTGAAGTGGAGACTTATGAGATTTCAGACTCAATAACGCATAAAAAATATTCTATAGATAAAAAAGACAATGTCACTTATGATTTTATTTCAAACAAACCCTTAAAAGACCAACCGTTGTATATACTCGACGAAAAAATAATTTCCCAGAAGGAGTTTCAACTTATAAACCCAAATGATATTAAAAGAATGGATATCATAAAAGATGAAAACGCCAAAAAAATATATGGAGAAAAAGGAAAAAATGGAGTTATTATTATAACTACTACATCATGGAAAGCTAATATTGAAGAGCGAGAAGCAGAATATAAAAAATCAAAAAAAGAGGGTTACGAAATCAAGGTAAGTTCGGTTGCATTTATAGATAATAATGGAGAAATGTCTGCTGAGTGGGTAATTTCCAAAACCTCTACAGATGCTTTTTTAGAACAACAAGTGAAAGCTATAAAAAAACATGGCATCGAAGCTAAATTCTCAAAAGTCAAACGTAACAAAGCTGGAGAAATCACAAGTATAAAAATCTCTTTAGATGATAATGATGGTAGAACTTCTTCTGCCAGTTGGAAAGAAAAAGAACAAGCCATTCCTGATATTGTGATGGGGAAATCTAAAGATAATTCTCTTTTTGTGAGAGCTATTGGAAATTAA
- a CDS encoding BlaI/MecI/CopY family transcriptional regulator, with protein sequence MQKLTNKEEEIMHILWKLEKAFVKDVLAEIETDKPHYNTLSTIIRNLEDKGYVSYNAYGKTHQYFPIVSKEAYKKRFMNTAIENYFNNSYKNVVSFFAKEEKISVDELKEIIKLIENKA encoded by the coding sequence ATGCAAAAACTAACCAATAAAGAAGAAGAAATCATGCACATTCTATGGAAGCTGGAAAAAGCTTTTGTTAAAGACGTTCTTGCAGAGATTGAAACCGATAAACCACATTATAACACCCTATCAACAATTATTAGAAACCTGGAAGACAAAGGTTATGTGAGCTATAATGCTTATGGTAAGACGCACCAATATTTTCCAATTGTTAGTAAAGAGGCTTACAAAAAGCGTTTTATGAATACCGCTATTGAAAACTACTTCAACAACTCTTACAAAAACGTAGTCTCCTTTTTTGCAAAAGAAGAAAAAATAAGCGTTGACGAACTCAAAGAGATTATAAAACTAATAGAAAATAAAGCCTAA
- a CDS encoding calcium/sodium antiporter yields the protein MSIVWIILGLLLLVVGGEFLVRSSVALSFKLNISKMVIGMTVVSFATSAPELLVSLNAALTGSPAIALNNVIGSNIANIGLVLGITALVSSIAVDKSFYKLNWPVMMIFSLALYYFLWNDNQLSGIEGAVLFIGLIVFLIVLIRSAKKDVVVEEVDESLAVVSNVKIIIWLLIGAAALYFGSVWLVDGAKELATTLGVSDAVIAATVIAIGTSVPELAASVIAALKKEKALSLGNLIGSNIFNIASVLGLTSIIKTIPVTDASILDKDIFWMLAFAAILIPLILIPKKMNISRYKGLILVIAYGAFIFLAFKGA from the coding sequence ATGAGTATAGTTTGGATCATTTTGGGACTGTTATTATTAGTGGTGGGAGGTGAGTTTTTGGTGCGTTCTTCCGTCGCGTTATCATTTAAATTGAATATTTCCAAAATGGTCATAGGTATGACCGTTGTAAGTTTTGCAACGTCTGCTCCAGAATTATTGGTGAGTCTAAATGCTGCATTAACAGGGTCTCCAGCAATTGCCTTAAACAATGTAATAGGTTCTAACATCGCTAATATAGGTTTGGTTTTGGGGATAACCGCATTGGTAAGTTCCATTGCAGTAGACAAGTCATTTTATAAATTGAATTGGCCAGTAATGATGATATTCTCTCTAGCTCTTTACTATTTTCTATGGAATGATAATCAACTCAGTGGCATAGAAGGTGCTGTGTTATTTATAGGTCTCATCGTTTTTTTAATAGTACTCATTAGATCTGCAAAAAAAGATGTTGTTGTAGAAGAGGTTGATGAGAGTTTAGCTGTCGTATCAAATGTCAAAATTATAATTTGGCTTCTTATTGGAGCAGCTGCGCTCTATTTTGGATCGGTTTGGTTGGTTGATGGCGCAAAGGAATTAGCGACTACATTGGGTGTAAGTGATGCGGTTATCGCAGCTACTGTAATTGCAATTGGGACGAGCGTTCCAGAATTGGCAGCCTCTGTGATTGCAGCTTTAAAAAAGGAAAAAGCATTATCGCTTGGTAACTTAATAGGATCAAACATTTTTAATATTGCTTCTGTTTTAGGATTGACATCTATTATAAAAACAATCCCTGTTACGGACGCCTCTATTTTAGATAAAGATATATTTTGGATGTTAGCTTTTGCAGCAATATTGATTCCCTTGATTTTAATTCCGAAGAAAATGAACATATCCAGATACAAAGGGCTGATATTGGTGATAGCCTATGGTGCTTTTATTTTCTTGGCCTTTAAAGGAGCCTAG
- a CDS encoding glutamine synthetase beta-grasp domain-containing protein, giving the protein MSKSKLEYIWLDGYFPTQNMRSKTKVENDFSGKLEDCPIWSFDGSSTKQASGGSSDCLLKPVAIYPDPARRDGYLVMTEVLNADGTPHISNGRATIEDEDEDFWFGFEQEYFIMDRATQLPLGFPIGGYPAPQGLYYCSVGGKNTHGRGLVEEHADLCIDAGLNFEGINQEVASGQWEFQLFAKGARKAGDEIWIARYLLDRLTEQYGYYIEYHPKPLGKDMDWNGSGMHANFSNSVLRTCGSKETYERICEAFRPVVKEHIAVYGEFNDQRLTGDHETASINDFSYGVSDRGASIRIPIITVEKGWKGWLEDRRPASNGDPYKIAGRIIKTVKSANIS; this is encoded by the coding sequence ATGAGTAAATCTAAATTAGAATATATTTGGTTGGATGGCTATTTCCCAACACAAAATATGAGAAGTAAAACTAAAGTGGAAAACGACTTTAGTGGAAAATTAGAGGACTGCCCTATTTGGTCTTTTGATGGATCTTCTACAAAACAAGCTTCAGGAGGATCTTCTGATTGTTTATTAAAGCCTGTTGCAATTTATCCAGATCCAGCAAGGAGAGATGGATATTTAGTAATGACTGAAGTTTTAAATGCAGATGGTACGCCTCACATTTCTAATGGAAGAGCTACTATCGAGGATGAGGATGAAGATTTCTGGTTTGGATTTGAGCAAGAATATTTTATTATGGATAGAGCCACTCAATTACCTTTAGGGTTCCCTATTGGTGGATATCCTGCTCCTCAAGGTCTTTATTATTGCTCAGTTGGTGGAAAGAACACTCACGGACGAGGTTTAGTTGAAGAACATGCAGACCTTTGTATTGATGCTGGTTTAAATTTTGAAGGGATCAACCAAGAGGTTGCTTCTGGACAATGGGAATTTCAATTATTTGCAAAAGGCGCAAGAAAGGCTGGAGATGAAATTTGGATTGCACGCTATTTATTGGACCGTTTAACAGAACAGTACGGGTACTATATTGAATACCATCCTAAGCCACTTGGAAAAGACATGGATTGGAATGGATCTGGTATGCACGCTAATTTCTCTAACAGTGTTTTAAGAACTTGCGGAAGTAAAGAAACCTATGAAAGAATTTGTGAAGCATTTAGACCAGTCGTAAAAGAGCATATTGCTGTTTATGGAGAGTTTAACGATCAACGTTTAACAGGAGATCACGAAACCGCATCTATCAATGACTTTAGTTATGGGGTTTCAGATCGTGGTGCTTCTATTCGTATCCCGATTATCACTGTAGAGAAAGGTTGGAAAGGATGGTTAGAAGATCGTCGTCCAGCATCTAATGGTGATCCATACAAAATTGCAGGTCGTATTATCAAGACTGTAAAATCTGCTAATATTAGTTAA
- a CDS encoding glutamine synthetase III, translating into MSTLRFHALKRVFKNKPVHIEENVRRSEIFGANVFSEASMRQYLTKEAYESVMDAISNGSKIDRTVADHISTGMKEWAINKGATHYTHWFQPLTGATAEKHDAFFETIGNGLAIEKFGGGQLVQQEPDASSFPNGGIRNTFEARGYTAWDPTSPAFIYGTTLCIPTVFVAYTGEALDYKTPLLRALQSVDSAAVAVCKYFDKNVKKVNASLGWEQEYFLIDSGLAMSRPDIVQTGRTLLGHSPAKGQQLDDHYFGTIPNRAMAYMRDLETECMLLGIPVKTRHNEVAPNQFELAPIFEEANLAVDHNSLLMDVMDKIAARHNFKVLFHEKPFAGVNGSGKHNNWSLSTNTGINLLSPGKTPMSNLQFLTFFINTIKAVHENEELLRAAIASASNDHRLGANEAPPAIISVFIGAQLTKVLEELENVTDGKLSPQEKTDLKLNVVGKIPDVLLDNTDRNRTSPFAFTGNKFEFRAVGSTANCANPMTVLNAIVAKQLIDFRVEVEKLIDKKSMKKDDAIFNVLREYIKSSKKILFEGNGYGEAWEKEAKKRGLSNNKTTPEALKAKISKKAISLFEDLGIMNKIETEARYEIEIEEYTLRIQIEGRVLGDIARNHVVPTAVRYQNILIKNVKGLKEIYGDSFKKFAKEQLILIEDISNHIEGINSNVTKMTDERKKANSISDLDKKADAYCNKVKPLFEDIRYHCDKLELLVDDELWPLTKYRELLFTN; encoded by the coding sequence ATGTCAACATTAAGATTTCACGCACTAAAAAGAGTATTTAAAAATAAACCTGTTCATATTGAAGAAAACGTAAGGCGATCTGAAATCTTCGGAGCCAACGTTTTCAGCGAAGCTTCAATGAGACAGTACTTAACCAAAGAAGCTTATGAAAGCGTCATGGACGCCATAAGCAATGGGTCAAAAATTGATAGAACCGTCGCAGATCATATTTCTACAGGTATGAAAGAATGGGCTATCAATAAAGGTGCAACCCATTATACGCATTGGTTTCAACCATTAACAGGTGCAACAGCAGAAAAACATGACGCCTTTTTTGAAACTATTGGTAATGGTTTAGCAATTGAGAAATTTGGTGGCGGACAATTAGTCCAACAAGAGCCAGATGCATCAAGTTTTCCAAATGGAGGCATAAGAAATACTTTTGAGGCACGAGGGTATACTGCATGGGACCCAACATCTCCAGCTTTTATCTACGGAACCACATTATGTATTCCAACGGTGTTCGTAGCTTATACTGGAGAGGCTTTAGATTATAAGACTCCATTGTTGCGTGCTTTGCAATCGGTTGATTCTGCAGCAGTAGCTGTTTGTAAATATTTTGATAAAAATGTAAAAAAGGTAAATGCCTCATTAGGTTGGGAGCAGGAATACTTTTTAATAGACAGTGGTTTGGCAATGTCCAGACCAGACATCGTACAAACAGGTAGAACCTTACTGGGACATTCTCCAGCTAAAGGTCAACAGTTAGATGATCATTACTTTGGTACAATTCCCAATCGTGCTATGGCTTACATGCGCGATTTAGAAACGGAGTGCATGTTATTGGGTATTCCGGTAAAAACAAGGCACAATGAAGTGGCTCCAAATCAATTTGAATTAGCGCCAATATTTGAAGAAGCCAATCTAGCGGTAGATCATAATTCATTATTAATGGATGTGATGGATAAGATAGCTGCTCGTCACAATTTTAAAGTATTGTTTCACGAAAAGCCATTTGCAGGAGTTAATGGATCTGGAAAACATAACAATTGGAGTTTAAGTACTAATACTGGTATCAACTTATTAAGTCCAGGGAAGACGCCAATGAGTAACCTTCAGTTTTTGACATTTTTTATAAATACAATTAAAGCGGTTCACGAAAATGAAGAATTGTTGAGAGCAGCAATAGCATCGGCAAGTAATGATCATCGTTTGGGAGCAAATGAAGCTCCTCCTGCAATTATTTCAGTATTTATTGGAGCGCAATTAACAAAAGTTCTAGAAGAATTGGAAAATGTTACAGATGGTAAGTTATCTCCTCAAGAAAAAACAGATTTAAAATTGAATGTTGTTGGTAAAATACCAGATGTGTTACTCGATAATACCGATAGAAACCGTACATCACCATTCGCATTTACAGGTAATAAGTTTGAATTTAGAGCTGTGGGCTCGACAGCAAATTGCGCCAATCCAATGACTGTTCTTAATGCGATAGTTGCAAAACAACTTATCGATTTTAGAGTAGAAGTAGAAAAGTTGATCGATAAAAAATCAATGAAAAAAGATGATGCTATTTTTAATGTATTGAGAGAATACATCAAATCGTCAAAAAAGATTCTTTTTGAAGGGAATGGCTACGGAGAAGCTTGGGAAAAGGAAGCAAAAAAGCGTGGTTTAAGTAATAATAAAACCACACCAGAAGCATTAAAAGCCAAAATATCCAAAAAAGCAATTTCTCTTTTTGAAGATTTGGGTATAATGAATAAAATAGAAACCGAAGCACGTTATGAAATTGAAATTGAGGAGTATACTTTAAGAATACAAATAGAAGGTAGAGTATTAGGTGATATAGCAAGAAATCACGTTGTGCCAACTGCGGTTCGCTATCAAAACATTTTGATTAAAAATGTTAAAGGGCTCAAGGAGATTTATGGAGACTCATTTAAAAAGTTCGCTAAAGAACAGCTTATTCTTATTGAAGATATTTCTAATCATATTGAAGGTATCAACTCTAATGTAACTAAAATGACAGATGAGCGGAAAAAAGCAAATAGCATCTCAGATTTAGACAAGAAAGCAGATGCGTATTGTAATAAGGTGAAACCATTATTTGAAGATATACGTTATCACTGTGACAAGTTAGAATTATTGGTAGATGATGAGTTATGGCCACTAACAAAATATCGTGAACTTTTATTTACAAACTAG
- a CDS encoding AIR synthase related protein — translation MSQDISKRYAQRGVSASKEDVHNAIKHIDKGLFPKAFCKIVPDYLTNNDDYCLIMHADGAGTKSALAYMYWKETGDISVWKGIAQDALIMNIDDLLCVGATDNIMLSSTIGRNKNLIPGEVISAIINGTEDLIKDLKSFGVTIHSTGGETADVGDIVRTIIVDSTVTARMKRSDVIDNANIKSGDVIVGLESFGQATYETEYNGGMGSNGLTSARHDVFYNELATRYPESFDASVPKDLVYSGQIKLTDKVENSPLDAGKLVLSPTRTYAPIIKEILFRFSSQNLHGMVHCSGGAQTKILHFIENLHIIKDNMFEIPPLFKLIQEQSKTDWKEMYQVFNCGHRMELYVTPDIADEIIKISKSFNVNAKIIGRVTSSEEKKLTIKSPYGTFEY, via the coding sequence ATGAGCCAAGATATTAGTAAACGCTATGCACAAAGAGGTGTATCTGCATCAAAAGAAGATGTTCACAATGCTATAAAACATATTGATAAAGGACTGTTCCCTAAAGCATTTTGTAAAATCGTTCCAGATTATTTAACAAATAACGACGATTATTGCCTCATTATGCATGCAGATGGAGCAGGTACTAAAAGCGCATTGGCCTATATGTATTGGAAAGAAACTGGAGATATTTCAGTTTGGAAGGGTATTGCACAAGACGCATTAATCATGAATATTGATGATTTATTGTGTGTTGGTGCTACAGATAATATCATGCTATCCTCGACAATCGGTCGCAATAAAAATTTGATTCCTGGTGAAGTCATTTCAGCAATTATAAACGGAACCGAAGACCTTATTAAAGATCTCAAGTCTTTTGGAGTTACCATACATTCTACAGGAGGCGAAACAGCAGATGTGGGCGATATAGTTCGAACCATCATTGTGGATTCTACTGTAACCGCTCGTATGAAACGCAGTGATGTTATAGATAATGCGAATATAAAAAGTGGTGACGTTATTGTTGGTTTAGAAAGTTTTGGACAAGCAACGTATGAAACTGAGTATAATGGTGGTATGGGAAGTAACGGTCTCACATCTGCACGTCATGACGTTTTTTATAACGAATTGGCAACCAGATATCCCGAAAGTTTTGATGCCTCTGTCCCTAAAGACTTAGTCTACTCTGGTCAAATTAAATTAACAGACAAAGTAGAAAATTCACCATTAGACGCAGGTAAATTGGTGTTATCACCAACCAGAACCTACGCACCAATCATAAAAGAAATCCTTTTTCGTTTTTCTTCGCAAAACTTACATGGCATGGTCCATTGTTCTGGTGGAGCACAAACTAAAATTCTTCATTTTATAGAGAATCTTCATATTATAAAAGATAATATGTTTGAAATTCCACCGTTATTCAAGTTAATACAAGAACAATCCAAAACCGATTGGAAAGAAATGTATCAAGTATTCAATTGTGGTCATCGTATGGAGTTATATGTCACTCCAGACATTGCAGATGAGATTATTAAAATTTCAAAATCTTTTAATGTTAATGCCAAGATTATTGGTCGCGTTACATCTTCCGAAGAAAAAAAATTAACCATAAAAAGTCCATACGGTACTTTTGAATATTAG
- a CDS encoding DUF3078 domain-containing protein has translation MIRIACLLLALSVQFLNAQTDSVSAEKADYKWIQTNKAGLDISEVTFVNWNAGGSNSISALLNVRSELNYDDSYYKWKNSAQLRYGVNKQEAQRLRKTEDELELISTIGYREDTLTNWYFSGRFNFKTQLSNGYNYPNRDNPISRLMAPGYMFLGGGTEYGKNLDKFSLYFSPLTFKATFVLDEDLSNAGSFGVEPAIFDEEGNMISEGERVRVEMGILFTNFYEAIVFENISVKHQLSLYTDYLDNFGNIDVDWEIIFDFKVNQYVKATLGSHIRYDDNIKTLVATDVEDEFEERGAKVQWKQLLGVGVVIDF, from the coding sequence ATGATAAGGATCGCATGTCTCCTACTAGCGCTTTCAGTTCAATTTTTAAACGCTCAAACGGACTCTGTTTCTGCAGAAAAGGCAGACTATAAGTGGATTCAAACCAATAAAGCAGGTCTAGATATTAGCGAAGTTACATTTGTAAATTGGAATGCAGGTGGGAGTAATTCCATTTCTGCACTGCTAAATGTGCGATCAGAATTAAATTACGATGATAGTTATTATAAATGGAAAAACTCTGCACAGTTACGCTACGGAGTTAACAAACAAGAAGCGCAAAGACTTAGAAAAACGGAAGACGAATTAGAGTTGATTTCTACTATAGGTTATAGAGAAGATACTTTAACGAATTGGTACTTTTCGGGACGTTTTAATTTCAAAACACAACTTTCAAATGGGTATAATTATCCCAATCGAGATAATCCCATTTCGAGATTAATGGCTCCGGGATATATGTTTTTGGGAGGAGGAACAGAGTATGGCAAAAATTTAGATAAATTCTCATTGTATTTTTCGCCATTGACCTTTAAGGCAACCTTTGTTCTAGATGAAGATTTATCAAATGCAGGTAGTTTTGGAGTGGAACCAGCGATTTTTGATGAGGAAGGAAATATGATAAGTGAAGGTGAGCGTGTAAGGGTGGAGATGGGGATTTTATTTACAAATTTCTATGAAGCTATTGTATTTGAGAATATTAGTGTCAAACATCAATTGAGCCTTTATACAGATTATCTGGATAATTTTGGTAATATAGATGTAGATTGGGAAATCATATTTGATTTTAAAGTTAATCAATATGTAAAGGCTACATTAGGGTCTCATATAAGATATGACGATAATATAAAAACATTGGTTGCTACAGATGTTGAAGATGAATTTGAAGAAAGAGGAGCAAAAGTACAATGGAAACAATTACTGGGAGTTGGTGTGGTTATAGATTTTTAA